The following proteins come from a genomic window of Edaphobacter sp. 4G125:
- a CDS encoding diflavin oxidoreductase gives MSEVLDQEAKAGAAHAQKYTRNNPYTSHVNVNYLLTGEGSEKETRHVELAVEEGMTYTPGDAVGIIPENRPEAVADAIKALGYKGDERVLDHYKVEISLEEALRTRLGIGKLARGSVGQYAKLAPNVEGLQHLTGPDNRARAEEYCWGREFVDLATDFPGVITDPQQLFNVLQRLTPRMYSISSSQKVHPDSVHTTVRVIRYDSHGRNRQGVASGHIGDRAGEGMSLPIFLHSNNNFRLPEDNDVPVIMVGPGTGIAPFRAFLEERQALGAKGSNLLFFGEQRMKMDFLYQQQLEGMVKDGFLTLYTAFSRDQHNKVYVQDRIQENAKQVYEWLERGAYFYVCGDATRMAKDVELALLDAIAQGSNGTLEHANEYLANMKKQKRYQRDVY, from the coding sequence ATGAGCGAAGTTTTGGACCAGGAAGCGAAAGCTGGGGCGGCGCACGCCCAAAAGTACACACGGAACAACCCGTACACCTCTCACGTCAATGTCAATTACCTCCTCACCGGCGAAGGCTCCGAGAAGGAGACCCGGCATGTCGAGCTCGCGGTGGAAGAGGGCATGACCTACACCCCCGGCGACGCCGTCGGTATCATCCCCGAGAATCGGCCTGAGGCTGTCGCCGATGCGATTAAGGCCCTTGGTTACAAGGGTGACGAGCGCGTCCTCGACCATTACAAGGTCGAAATCTCCCTCGAAGAGGCGCTCCGTACTCGCCTCGGAATCGGCAAGCTTGCTCGCGGCTCTGTCGGCCAGTACGCCAAGCTCGCCCCCAACGTCGAAGGACTCCAGCATCTCACGGGTCCCGACAACCGCGCCCGTGCCGAAGAATACTGCTGGGGTCGCGAGTTCGTCGATCTCGCCACGGACTTCCCCGGCGTCATCACCGATCCGCAGCAGCTCTTCAACGTGCTGCAGCGTCTCACACCGCGGATGTACTCGATCTCTTCGAGCCAGAAGGTTCATCCCGATAGCGTCCACACCACCGTGCGCGTCATCCGGTACGACTCCCACGGCCGTAACCGTCAGGGCGTCGCCAGCGGCCACATCGGCGACCGTGCTGGCGAGGGAATGTCCCTTCCCATCTTCCTGCACTCCAACAATAATTTCCGCCTCCCCGAAGACAATGACGTTCCTGTCATCATGGTTGGCCCCGGAACCGGCATCGCTCCCTTCCGCGCCTTCCTCGAGGAGCGCCAGGCCCTCGGAGCCAAGGGCTCGAACCTCCTCTTCTTCGGTGAGCAGCGTATGAAGATGGACTTCCTCTATCAGCAGCAGCTCGAAGGCATGGTCAAGGATGGTTTCCTCACTCTTTACACTGCCTTCTCCCGCGATCAGCACAACAAGGTCTATGTGCAGGATCGCATCCAGGAAAATGCGAAGCAGGTTTACGAATGGCTTGAGCGCGGAGCCTACTTCTACGTCTGCGGCGATGCTACTCGCATGGCCAAAGATGTAGAACTCGCTCTCCTCGACGCCATCGCCCAGGGATCCAACGGCACGCTCGAACACGCCAACGAGTATCTGGCCAACATGAAGAAGCAGAAGCGCTACCAGCGCGACGTTTACTAA
- a CDS encoding helix-turn-helix domain-containing protein, protein MPSRPPPSRPKPLPLEAPKIFSQATTAHNVVLQLRQDPIGSISLPGIEHTVLCIHVGPSALLSCRRDGKQYRGSAVHGDVDIIPAYTPSTWVAHDYNDRNLILALPQSLIHSVAQDAGHNPSRIEIRNRFQIRDPELELIANAIHREVESGHSSGRLYTEGLVVAMTSRLIAQHSSLAQQQRMPRTALSGRRLKQVLSFIEDQIADDLSLEQIASIADLSPSHLKTLFRQAMGVPVHQYVIQRRVERARILLMQDGLTMAEIAAACGFAHQSHLARHIRRATGLTPNTLRQKIAAD, encoded by the coding sequence GTGCCCTCGCGTCCTCCTCCATCCCGCCCCAAGCCTCTCCCCTTGGAAGCTCCGAAGATCTTCTCGCAGGCAACAACTGCTCACAACGTCGTCCTTCAGTTACGGCAGGATCCGATCGGTTCCATCAGTCTTCCAGGCATCGAACACACTGTCCTTTGTATCCACGTCGGCCCATCGGCACTCCTCTCCTGCCGCCGCGATGGCAAGCAATATCGAGGCTCTGCCGTCCACGGCGACGTCGACATCATCCCTGCCTACACACCAAGCACCTGGGTAGCGCATGATTACAACGACCGCAACCTCATCCTCGCCCTGCCACAATCGCTGATTCACTCCGTGGCGCAGGACGCCGGTCACAATCCCTCACGCATTGAGATTCGCAATCGATTTCAAATCCGCGATCCTGAACTCGAGCTGATCGCCAACGCGATCCATCGTGAGGTCGAATCCGGCCACTCCTCCGGTCGTCTCTATACCGAAGGCTTGGTCGTCGCCATGACCTCCCGACTCATCGCACAGCACAGCTCCCTTGCTCAGCAACAACGCATGCCTCGAACTGCACTCTCTGGCCGCAGGCTCAAACAGGTTCTCTCCTTCATCGAGGACCAGATCGCTGACGATCTCTCGCTCGAACAGATCGCTTCAATCGCTGATCTCAGTCCATCTCACCTGAAGACTCTCTTCCGGCAGGCAATGGGAGTTCCGGTCCATCAGTATGTCATTCAGCGCCGTGTCGAGCGCGCTCGCATTCTACTCATGCAGGATGGCCTCACCATGGCCGAGATCGCCGCCGCCTGCGGCTTTGCCCACCAGAGCCATCTCGCCCGCCACATCCGCCGAGCCACCGGGCTAACCCCCAATACCCTCCGTCAAAAAATTGCCGCCGATTAA
- a CDS encoding cytochrome c3 family protein produces the protein MKISKVAIIVFASLLILIALGAALVRWRGFRASSTPNAFETAVARSVRNFAIPRTENHKTNPLADDPVALQQGRDAFLARCSSCHGIDGRGITPIGANQYPRVPDLHSTPTQNLTDGDLHYIIEHGVQLTGMPAMHSQSTSESWKLVTYIRSLHSGTLKEMSSKEYIASSARYVGSESCQRCHASIYERWKKTPMANVVLDPKTHSDAIIPDLRTNTIAPFTVDQVAFVYGSKWKQRYFTKIGEDYYPLPVQWDVGNKKWLKYHVPDAGADWWTAYYPSGNMQRPTGPTCDGCHSVNYDIHTKQVTEWNVGCERCHGPGSEHVAHPLRTNILNPSEMDDVASNDTCIQCHSQGQPRDGFIEGKAYDWPVGYHVGLHLADFWKLEDVTLGQTDFLYFADGTAHKNRMQGNDFVQSVMYRHGVTCASCHDVHGTKNYAQLRKPADKLCLDCHGSGSPNGPHTATIEEHTHHKADSSGSQCIACHMPKIESEGVPGSFVRSHTFRFISPAMTDKYKMPNPCTSCHTDRSTDWANKQLLSWATTSPWRVTR, from the coding sequence ATGAAGATCTCGAAAGTTGCGATCATCGTATTTGCCTCTTTGCTGATCCTGATTGCTTTGGGAGCAGCACTGGTCCGATGGCGTGGGTTTCGTGCTTCTTCTACACCCAATGCGTTCGAAACGGCTGTGGCAAGATCTGTGCGCAATTTTGCGATTCCTCGCACCGAAAACCACAAAACAAATCCTCTAGCCGACGACCCAGTCGCACTACAGCAAGGACGGGATGCTTTTCTTGCACGCTGTTCGTCATGCCATGGAATCGATGGCCGCGGAATTACTCCGATTGGAGCAAATCAATATCCTCGCGTCCCTGACCTTCATTCCACTCCGACACAAAACCTGACCGACGGAGACCTCCACTACATCATTGAGCATGGGGTACAGCTTACTGGTATGCCCGCTATGCATTCGCAATCGACATCGGAAAGCTGGAAGCTTGTAACGTATATTCGCAGCCTTCATTCCGGCACACTAAAGGAAATGTCCAGCAAGGAATATATCGCCAGCTCGGCACGTTATGTCGGCTCTGAATCCTGCCAAAGGTGCCATGCCTCCATCTATGAGCGTTGGAAGAAGACTCCAATGGCGAATGTTGTTCTCGACCCCAAGACCCATTCCGACGCGATCATTCCCGATCTCCGCACTAATACCATCGCTCCATTTACCGTCGATCAGGTGGCTTTCGTCTACGGCAGCAAATGGAAGCAACGTTACTTCACCAAAATCGGAGAGGATTACTACCCCCTGCCCGTGCAATGGGATGTAGGCAACAAGAAATGGCTCAAATATCATGTCCCTGATGCGGGTGCTGATTGGTGGACAGCCTACTATCCATCCGGAAACATGCAGCGTCCGACAGGGCCAACCTGCGATGGTTGTCACTCTGTAAACTATGACATCCACACGAAACAGGTCACGGAATGGAATGTCGGTTGTGAGCGCTGTCACGGACCTGGCAGTGAGCATGTCGCACATCCGCTCCGCACAAATATCCTGAATCCGTCCGAGATGGATGACGTTGCCTCCAACGATACTTGCATCCAGTGCCACTCTCAGGGACAACCTCGCGATGGTTTTATCGAAGGCAAAGCCTACGATTGGCCTGTTGGCTATCATGTCGGCCTGCATCTGGCGGATTTCTGGAAGCTCGAAGACGTCACGTTGGGGCAAACGGATTTTCTGTACTTCGCCGATGGAACAGCTCATAAAAACCGGATGCAGGGTAACGATTTCGTACAGAGCGTGATGTATCGCCATGGCGTTACCTGCGCGTCTTGTCATGATGTCCACGGGACAAAGAACTACGCCCAACTGCGCAAACCCGCTGACAAACTCTGTCTTGACTGCCATGGATCGGGATCTCCGAATGGACCACACACGGCGACTATAGAGGAACATACTCACCACAAGGCGGACAGCTCAGGAAGTCAGTGCATCGCCTGCCACATGCCAAAGATTGAGAGTGAGGGTGTACCAGGTTCGTTCGTCCGCTCCCATACCTTCCGATTCATTTCGCCAGCTATGACAGATAAGTACAAAATGCCGAATCCATGCACGTCTTGTCACACAGACAGGTCCACCGATTGGGCTAATAAACAATTGCTATCTTGGGCAACAACATCGCCATGGCGTGTTACGCGATAA
- a CDS encoding sialidase family protein, with protein MNKSKSLLTALLFITMTFTLPSSAANPQKEFIYTSAPFPSAHASTLVQLENGDILAAWFGGTHENAPDVAIWGARRTSTGWSKPFLLVREPNVACWNPVLFETRDGRLWLYYKFGRNAREWSGARLVSTDEGHTWSAPEHLPAGLLGPIKDKPLVLEDDTIVSGTSVESYSTWAAWVDRSTDQGKTWHKFGPITVPGRLMPSPAPVQPPLKSGDEHVTGIIQPAIVRLGKKHLRLYARSTRDIGRICAADSYDDGITWSEAHPLDLPNPNSGIDAVGLRDGRVVLVYNNTTTGRSPLNLAVSKDGEHFTMFQTLESDPGEYSYPAIIQGRDSNVYITYTWQRKRIAFTRVPLSSIP; from the coding sequence ATGAATAAATCTAAATCCCTTTTGACTGCACTTCTTTTCATCACCATGACCTTCACACTGCCGTCTTCTGCAGCTAACCCTCAAAAAGAGTTCATCTACACATCCGCCCCTTTCCCTTCAGCCCATGCCTCGACGCTCGTTCAGCTCGAGAACGGAGACATTCTCGCAGCCTGGTTCGGTGGAACCCACGAGAACGCTCCCGATGTCGCCATCTGGGGCGCTCGCCGGACCTCCACAGGCTGGTCCAAGCCATTTCTGCTAGTGCGCGAACCGAACGTCGCCTGCTGGAACCCAGTTCTTTTCGAAACTCGCGACGGCCGCCTCTGGCTCTACTACAAATTCGGCCGCAATGCCCGTGAATGGAGCGGCGCCCGCCTCGTCAGCACCGACGAAGGCCATACCTGGTCGGCACCTGAACACCTTCCCGCCGGCCTCCTCGGCCCCATCAAAGACAAACCCCTCGTCCTCGAAGACGACACCATCGTTAGCGGAACCTCTGTCGAGAGCTACTCCACCTGGGCCGCTTGGGTCGACCGTAGCACCGACCAGGGCAAGACCTGGCACAAGTTCGGCCCCATCACCGTACCCGGCCGCCTTATGCCCTCGCCTGCGCCCGTCCAACCGCCCCTCAAGTCTGGCGACGAGCATGTCACTGGAATCATCCAGCCTGCCATCGTCCGTCTCGGGAAAAAGCATCTTCGGCTCTACGCTCGCTCCACCCGTGACATCGGACGCATCTGCGCCGCCGACTCCTACGATGACGGCATCACCTGGAGCGAGGCCCATCCTCTTGATCTACCCAATCCCAACTCCGGTATCGATGCCGTCGGACTTCGCGATGGCCGGGTAGTCCTCGTTTACAACAACACCACGACAGGCCGCAGCCCTCTCAACCTCGCCGTTAGCAAGGATGGCGAGCACTTCACCATGTTTCAGACTCTCGAAAGCGATCCCGGCGAATACTCCTACCCCGCCATCATTCAGGGCCGCGACTCCAACGTGTACATCACCTATACCTGGCAACGAAAACGCATCGCCTTCACCCGCGTACCTTTATCCAGCATTCCTTGA
- a CDS encoding SAM-dependent methyltransferase, whose amino-acid sequence MATQKVGQRLGFIKVPESSAGAARGGTGRAIHPFDEEYGTDTSGLIFGDDLWSTAYYGVTPSLLTQMIGALNLDWERFTFIDLGSGKGRALLLASRFPFKKIMGVEFVPDLSTVAAANIAKFDPSWKACREIESITGDAAKFEYPEGPLVIYIYNPFLAPVLKKCLKHLSKLLEKEPREVYLIYGNPVFERLVKRYAPRFEQQWDRMFSFTTEEAAVDRFGSKEERVILWKYAYNR is encoded by the coding sequence TTGGCGACGCAGAAAGTCGGACAGAGACTCGGTTTCATCAAAGTGCCAGAGTCGAGCGCGGGCGCAGCCAGGGGTGGTACCGGAAGAGCGATTCATCCCTTTGATGAAGAGTACGGGACGGATACGAGTGGGCTGATCTTTGGAGATGACTTATGGAGCACGGCCTACTATGGGGTGACTCCGTCGCTGCTGACGCAGATGATCGGTGCCTTGAATCTGGATTGGGAGCGATTCACGTTTATCGATCTGGGATCGGGAAAAGGTCGAGCGTTGCTTCTGGCCTCGCGATTTCCATTCAAAAAGATTATGGGAGTGGAGTTTGTTCCAGACCTGAGTACTGTCGCTGCGGCTAATATCGCGAAGTTTGATCCTTCGTGGAAAGCCTGCCGAGAGATTGAATCGATCACTGGAGATGCGGCGAAGTTCGAGTATCCGGAAGGACCGTTGGTGATTTATATCTACAACCCTTTTCTTGCGCCGGTTCTGAAGAAGTGCCTGAAGCATCTGTCCAAGTTACTCGAAAAGGAGCCACGTGAGGTTTATCTGATCTACGGAAATCCTGTGTTTGAACGACTGGTAAAGCGCTATGCTCCGCGGTTCGAACAGCAGTGGGACCGGATGTTCTCGTTTACAACGGAAGAGGCGGCGGTAGATCGGTTTGGCAGTAAGGAAGAAAGAGTGATTTTGTGGAAGTACGCCTATAACAGATGA
- the holA gene encoding DNA polymerase III subunit delta — MSTPPTSSGPQLRSFASTNRFLTEIASPSSLRPGYVLVGDEIFLYDRCRKAVLSTLVPEDFRDFSLHDLDLSETSIFEALDRAQTPSLMAPFQVLFIRNIKNLYGRGSKKEEFAAIEAYFRSPNPQALILFVADHIRIPTDVRRMDYQDKERFDRIRETLGEWCGTVELARVDENDAVRWIADTAESRSVRFDPDAARELADSLGADMMLISSEFEKLLLYVEGKNRVTLGDVETMVLAAKQRSLYELTDAISAKDRPRALALLHGLLNASDGGEDAAIGHLYMLARTFRQMLIILEKNVRDSRAIWQALWQGFRMPPFAAEDLIRQARRYKSRRELTRALRLVARADLELRSSPVNKVLVLERLVLDLCAEPKSSLYEPSMQFAIEM, encoded by the coding sequence ATGTCGACCCCGCCCACCAGCTCCGGCCCTCAGCTCCGCAGCTTTGCCTCCACCAATCGGTTTCTCACCGAGATCGCCTCGCCATCCTCTCTTCGTCCTGGTTACGTTCTCGTCGGCGATGAGATCTTTCTCTACGACCGCTGCCGCAAAGCCGTCCTCTCCACCCTCGTCCCCGAAGACTTTCGCGATTTCTCCCTGCACGATCTCGATCTCTCTGAGACCAGCATCTTCGAGGCCCTCGACCGCGCTCAGACGCCGTCCCTGATGGCTCCCTTCCAGGTTCTCTTTATCCGCAACATCAAGAACCTCTACGGTCGCGGCTCTAAAAAAGAAGAGTTCGCCGCCATCGAAGCCTACTTTCGCTCGCCGAACCCACAGGCACTCATCCTCTTCGTCGCCGATCACATCCGCATCCCCACCGATGTCCGTCGCATGGACTATCAGGACAAGGAGCGCTTCGACCGCATCCGCGAAACACTCGGGGAATGGTGTGGCACCGTCGAGCTGGCCCGCGTCGACGAGAATGACGCCGTCCGTTGGATCGCCGATACCGCCGAATCTCGCAGCGTACGCTTCGACCCCGACGCCGCCCGCGAACTCGCCGATTCGCTCGGAGCCGACATGATGCTCATCTCTTCCGAGTTCGAAAAGCTCCTCCTCTATGTCGAAGGGAAGAATCGCGTCACCCTCGGCGACGTCGAAACCATGGTGCTCGCCGCCAAGCAGCGTTCCCTCTACGAGCTCACAGACGCCATCAGCGCCAAGGATCGTCCCCGCGCCCTCGCGCTCCTACACGGCCTGCTCAACGCCTCAGACGGTGGCGAAGACGCCGCGATCGGTCATCTCTATATGCTGGCCCGCACCTTCCGCCAGATGCTCATCATTCTCGAGAAGAACGTCCGCGACTCGCGCGCCATCTGGCAGGCACTCTGGCAGGGCTTTCGGATGCCGCCCTTCGCCGCAGAAGACCTCATCCGTCAGGCCCGCCGTTACAAGTCGCGCCGCGAACTCACCCGCGCCCTGCGCTTGGTTGCACGCGCCGATCTTGAGCTGCGCAGCTCTCCTGTCAATAAAGTACTCGTGCTCGAGCGTCTCGTACTCGACCTCTGCGCCGAACCTAAATCCTCACTCTACGAACCCTCCATGCAGTTCGCGATAGAGATGTAA
- the lptE gene encoding LPS assembly lipoprotein LptE, with amino-acid sequence MKLHLATFVLTAFLTGCGYHTAGSATHIPSNVRTMAVPIFSTRSQAYHTEMAFTQAVIRELNTRTRYRILNSDSPSADATLRGTILTQTITPLTYDSTSGQSSSYLVTVTARVALTAHDGTVLYRNDAITFHEQYQSTQDLNTFIQEGSPAVSRMSRDFAQTVVSDMLESF; translated from the coding sequence ATGAAGCTCCATCTCGCCACTTTTGTTCTTACTGCTTTCCTCACCGGCTGCGGTTATCACACCGCCGGTTCCGCCACGCACATTCCCTCAAATGTCCGCACCATGGCCGTTCCCATCTTCTCCACGCGTTCCCAGGCCTACCATACTGAGATGGCCTTCACCCAGGCCGTTATCCGCGAGCTTAACACCCGTACTCGCTATCGCATCCTCAATTCGGATTCGCCCAGCGCAGATGCCACCTTGCGCGGCACCATCCTCACCCAGACCATCACCCCGCTGACCTATGACTCCACCAGCGGCCAGTCCTCCAGTTATCTCGTCACCGTAACAGCTCGTGTCGCCCTCACCGCACACGATGGCACGGTCCTCTATCGCAACGATGCCATCACCTTCCACGAACAGTACCAGTCCACCCAGGATCTCAACACCTTTATCCAGGAAGGTTCCCCCGCCGTCTCACGCATGTCAAGGGACTTCGCCCAGACCGTCGTCAGCGATATGCTGGAGTCATTCTGA
- the ftsH gene encoding ATP-dependent zinc metalloprotease FtsH → MNSTVKQILIWVFMIACLVFLWQFVVKGAGAGQEKNISLTQLLNDADQGKVADVIVNGSEVTGHWKDDKTQFHTTVPANYPDMYKTLRDHGVNITIKDQNSNAWLGFLIQLAPFALLLGLWFFLLRQMQSGGNKAMSFGKSRARLLSMQQKKITFKDVAGVDEAKEELKEIIEFLREAQKFQRLGGRIPKGVLLVGPPGTGKTLLARAVAGEANVPFFSISGSDFVEMFVGVGASRVRDLFEQGKKNAPCIIFIDEIDAVGRHRGAGLGGGHDEREQTLNQLLVEMDGFESNDGVILVAATNRPDVLDPALLRPGRFDRRVIVDRPDIRGREEVLKVHAKKVPMAEDVDLNVLARGTPGFSGADLANMVNEAALTAARYNRKAVHMYDFEVAKDKVMMGAERKSMLLTDEEKKVTAYHEAGHTLVSALREDSDPLHKVTIIPRGMALGVTVYLPEEDQHTVTKEYLETKLATLMGGRCAEEIFLGKMTTGAGNDIERITELARKMVCEFGMSKLGPMTYGKKEEQIFLGREIAQHRDFSEETAKQIDAEVRNFVDTAYQSAYNLLNSNQDIMHRLASALLERETLDAHEIKLIIEGKELSPLRSALAAVDPGSGGDAQKVLKPESGRKPGFNEGQPSPA, encoded by the coding sequence TTGAACTCGACCGTCAAACAAATTCTGATCTGGGTCTTCATGATCGCCTGCCTGGTCTTCCTCTGGCAGTTCGTCGTCAAGGGAGCAGGAGCCGGACAGGAGAAGAACATCAGCCTCACTCAGCTGCTCAACGATGCCGACCAGGGCAAAGTTGCTGACGTTATCGTCAACGGCTCTGAGGTCACCGGGCACTGGAAAGACGACAAGACTCAGTTCCACACCACGGTTCCGGCCAACTATCCGGACATGTACAAGACGCTCCGCGACCACGGCGTCAACATCACCATCAAGGACCAGAACTCGAACGCCTGGCTAGGCTTCCTGATTCAGCTCGCGCCCTTTGCCCTGCTGCTCGGCCTTTGGTTCTTCCTTCTGCGCCAGATGCAGTCCGGCGGCAACAAGGCCATGAGCTTTGGTAAATCGCGTGCCCGCCTGCTCTCCATGCAGCAGAAGAAGATTACCTTCAAGGATGTCGCTGGCGTTGACGAGGCCAAGGAAGAGCTCAAGGAGATCATCGAGTTCCTCCGTGAGGCCCAGAAGTTCCAGCGCCTCGGCGGACGCATCCCTAAAGGCGTCCTGCTCGTCGGACCTCCAGGAACCGGCAAAACCCTGCTGGCTCGTGCTGTTGCAGGCGAAGCCAACGTCCCCTTCTTCTCCATCTCCGGTTCGGACTTCGTCGAGATGTTTGTCGGTGTCGGCGCATCGCGCGTCCGTGACCTCTTCGAGCAGGGCAAGAAGAACGCCCCTTGCATCATCTTTATCGACGAAATCGACGCAGTCGGTCGTCACCGCGGCGCTGGCCTCGGCGGTGGACACGACGAGCGTGAGCAGACCCTCAACCAGTTGCTGGTCGAGATGGACGGCTTTGAGTCCAACGACGGGGTCATCCTCGTCGCTGCGACCAACCGCCCCGACGTTCTCGATCCGGCCTTGCTCCGCCCTGGCCGCTTCGACCGCCGTGTCATCGTTGACCGTCCCGATATCCGTGGCCGTGAAGAGGTCCTGAAGGTCCATGCGAAGAAAGTTCCCATGGCAGAGGACGTCGACTTGAACGTGCTGGCTCGTGGGACCCCAGGCTTCTCGGGTGCCGATCTCGCTAATATGGTCAACGAGGCCGCCCTCACCGCTGCCCGTTACAACCGCAAGGCCGTGCACATGTACGACTTCGAGGTTGCCAAGGACAAGGTCATGATGGGAGCCGAGCGCAAGTCCATGCTCCTGACCGACGAAGAGAAGAAGGTAACCGCCTATCACGAGGCCGGCCACACGCTCGTCTCCGCGCTGCGTGAAGACTCTGACCCGCTTCACAAGGTCACCATCATCCCGCGTGGCATGGCTCTCGGCGTCACGGTCTATCTCCCTGAGGAAGACCAGCACACCGTCACCAAGGAGTATCTCGAGACGAAGCTCGCGACCCTCATGGGCGGACGCTGCGCTGAAGAGATCTTCCTCGGCAAGATGACCACTGGCGCCGGCAACGATATCGAGCGCATCACCGAGCTCGCCCGCAAGATGGTCTGCGAGTTCGGCATGTCCAAGCTCGGTCCGATGACCTACGGCAAGAAGGAAGAGCAGATCTTCCTCGGCCGTGAGATCGCCCAGCACCGTGACTTCTCCGAGGAGACCGCCAAGCAGATCGACGCCGAGGTTCGCAACTTCGTCGATACCGCGTATCAGTCGGCCTATAACCTTCTCAACTCGAACCAGGACATCATGCACCGGCTCGCAAGCGCCCTGCTGGAACGCGAGACTCTGGACGCCCACGAAATCAAGCTGATCATCGAAGGGAAAGAGCTGTCGCCTCTACGCTCGGCCCTTGCTGCCGTTGATCCAGGATCGGGCGGCGATGCTCAGAAGGTTCTCAAGCCTGAATCCGGACGCAAGCCTGGTTTCAACGAAGGTCAGCCTTCCCCGGCATAA